In Nocardia asteroides, the following proteins share a genomic window:
- a CDS encoding MFS transporter has product MTHTLEPDGTETAASPPETRKSTAPVGAVIAAVAVPMFMVTLDNLVVTNALPVIKTELGASLSDLQWFVNAYTLSFASLLLTASALGDRLGRRRVFLAGIALFVVASAACAMATEPWMLIAARAVQGAGGAAVMPLSLTLLAAAVPERMRSAAIGIWGGIAGLGVAVGPVVGGAVVDGLNWQWIFWLNVPVGLLALPFAARMLAESFGAARTLDLLGLLLSAGGVLALVWGVIHGADDGWTAPAVLTALIGGGLLLAAFVLWENRTTDPMLPLHMFASRGLSLSYLVSFAFSAGVFGAIFLLAQYFQVVQGYSPLESGIRTMPWTMVPMVVAPLAGLVIDRVGPRLLIAAGQVFLAISLAWMALIITVDLPYVNFVAPFVLGGIGMGLTFAPSSTIVMDSAAPDDQGMASGINSTVREVGVAMGIAILASVFASYGAYSDPQSYVDGLVPAVWVGAALVAAAAVIAAFLPRHSRPAA; this is encoded by the coding sequence ATGACGCACACGCTCGAACCGGACGGGACGGAGACCGCGGCATCGCCGCCGGAGACCAGGAAATCGACCGCGCCGGTGGGGGCCGTCATCGCCGCGGTCGCCGTGCCGATGTTCATGGTCACCCTGGACAATCTGGTGGTCACCAACGCGCTGCCGGTGATCAAGACCGAGCTGGGCGCCTCGCTGTCGGATCTGCAATGGTTCGTCAACGCCTACACGCTCTCGTTCGCGTCGCTGCTGCTCACGGCCTCGGCGCTGGGCGATCGGCTCGGCCGTCGCCGGGTCTTCCTGGCCGGGATCGCGCTGTTCGTCGTCGCCTCGGCGGCCTGCGCCATGGCCACCGAGCCGTGGATGCTCATCGCGGCCAGGGCGGTGCAGGGCGCGGGCGGCGCGGCGGTGATGCCGCTGTCGCTGACGCTGCTGGCGGCCGCGGTGCCCGAGCGGATGCGCAGCGCGGCCATCGGCATCTGGGGCGGCATCGCCGGGCTGGGTGTCGCGGTCGGCCCGGTGGTCGGCGGCGCGGTCGTCGACGGGCTGAACTGGCAGTGGATCTTCTGGCTGAACGTGCCGGTCGGGCTGCTGGCGCTGCCGTTCGCCGCCCGCATGCTGGCCGAGTCCTTCGGTGCGGCGCGCACGCTGGACCTGCTCGGCCTGCTGCTCTCGGCGGGCGGTGTGCTGGCCCTGGTGTGGGGCGTCATCCACGGCGCCGATGACGGCTGGACCGCGCCCGCCGTGCTCACCGCGCTGATCGGCGGCGGCCTGCTGCTCGCCGCGTTCGTGCTCTGGGAGAACCGGACCACCGACCCGATGCTCCCGCTGCACATGTTCGCCTCGCGCGGGCTGAGCCTGAGCTACCTGGTGTCGTTCGCCTTCTCCGCGGGCGTGTTCGGCGCGATCTTCCTGCTGGCCCAGTATTTCCAAGTGGTGCAAGGGTATTCACCGCTGGAGTCCGGGATCCGCACGATGCCGTGGACGATGGTTCCGATGGTCGTCGCGCCGCTGGCCGGTCTGGTGATCGACCGGGTCGGGCCCCGGCTGCTCATCGCCGCGGGCCAGGTCTTCCTCGCGATCTCGCTGGCCTGGATGGCGCTGATCATCACCGTCGACCTGCCGTACGTGAACTTCGTCGCCCCGTTCGTCCTCGGTGGCATCGGCATGGGCCTCACCTTCGCCCCGTCCTCCACCATCGTGATGGACAGCGCCGCCCCCGACGACCAGGGCATGGCGTCCGGCATCAACAGCACCGTCCGCGAGGTCGGCGTCGCCATGGGCATCGCCATCCTGGCCTCGGTCTTCGCCTCCTACGGCGCCTACTCCGACCCCCAGTCCTACGTCGACGGCCTCGTCCCCGCCGTCTGGGTCGGCGCCGCCCTGGTCGCCGCGGCGGCCGTCATCGCCGCCTTCCTCCCCCGCCACTCCAGGCCCGCGGCCTGA
- a CDS encoding TrmH family RNA methyltransferase — MDALSERNPRVVSAVKLQRAAQRRKTGQFLAEGANAVTAALETGRVRELFYSVTGAARETALIAGAAADGVRTTLVSDRAAEHLGETVTAPGLVAVCDLVDVALSDILDRGPRMLAVPVEIAEPGNAGTLIRVADAVGADGVVLAGDTVDPHNGKCVRASAGSLFHVPIARSRDVTATLDAISAAGATILATAATGEVDLDAADEILAGPVAWLFGNEAHGLDPAVAARADHRIRIPIHGRAESLNLAAAAAICLYAGSRVQHRG, encoded by the coding sequence GTGGACGCGCTCTCCGAGCGCAATCCGCGGGTCGTTTCCGCTGTCAAGCTCCAGCGCGCGGCGCAGCGCCGCAAGACCGGGCAGTTTCTCGCCGAGGGCGCCAACGCGGTGACCGCCGCGCTGGAGACCGGCCGCGTCCGTGAGCTGTTTTATTCGGTCACCGGTGCCGCGCGCGAGACCGCGCTGATCGCCGGCGCCGCCGCCGACGGGGTGCGCACCACGCTGGTCAGCGACCGCGCCGCCGAGCACCTCGGCGAAACCGTCACCGCGCCCGGCCTGGTCGCGGTGTGCGACCTGGTCGACGTGGCGCTGTCGGACATCCTCGACCGGGGCCCGCGCATGCTGGCCGTCCCCGTCGAGATCGCCGAACCCGGCAACGCGGGCACCCTGATCCGGGTCGCCGACGCGGTCGGCGCCGACGGTGTGGTGCTGGCGGGCGACACCGTCGACCCGCACAACGGCAAATGCGTCCGTGCCAGCGCGGGCAGCCTGTTCCACGTCCCGATCGCGCGCAGCCGCGACGTCACCGCCACGCTGGACGCGATCTCCGCCGCTGGCGCGACGATCCTGGCCACCGCCGCCACCGGCGAGGTCGACCTGGACGCCGCCGACGAGATCCTGGCCGGGCCCGTGGCCTGGCTGTTCGGCAACGAGGCACACGGCCTCGATCCGGCCGTGGCCGCCAGGGCCGACCATCGCATCCGCATTCCCATCCACGGCCGCGCCGAGAGCCTGAACCTGGCCGCCGCGGCGGCGATCTGCCTCTACGCCGGTTCCCGGGTGCAGCACCGGGGCTAG
- a CDS encoding NAD(P)-dependent oxidoreductase codes for MNPSNDTAVTVLGLGRMGRALAHAFLAAGHRTTVWNRTATAADPLVAAGARRAPSVADALAASPLTVVCLTDYPAMHDVLDPADLRGVTLVNLTSGDSAQARAAARWAEQRGARYLDGAVMAIPSAIGTADAVLLHSGDRADFDANAATLAALGTVTHLGADHGLAALYDVAGLAMMWSVLNAWLQGTAMLRTAGVDAATFAPFAQRMAAGVAEWLPGYATQIDQGSYPAEVSALATEIESMTHLVAECEALGVNAELPMLIRSMAERAIVAGHGGEQYPVLIEEFGKPGGR; via the coding sequence ATGAATCCTTCGAACGACACCGCAGTCACCGTCCTCGGACTCGGCCGCATGGGCCGCGCCCTCGCGCACGCGTTTCTCGCCGCGGGCCACCGCACCACCGTCTGGAACCGCACCGCCACCGCGGCGGATCCGCTGGTCGCCGCCGGCGCGCGGCGGGCGCCCAGCGTGGCCGACGCGCTCGCCGCGAGCCCGCTGACCGTCGTCTGCCTCACCGACTATCCCGCGATGCACGACGTGCTCGACCCGGCCGACCTGCGCGGCGTCACCCTGGTCAACCTGACCTCGGGCGATTCGGCCCAGGCCAGGGCCGCCGCGCGCTGGGCCGAGCAGCGCGGCGCGCGCTACCTCGACGGCGCGGTGATGGCGATCCCGTCGGCGATCGGCACCGCCGACGCGGTGCTCCTGCACAGCGGCGACCGCGCCGACTTCGACGCCAACGCGGCGACCCTGGCCGCGCTGGGTACCGTCACCCATCTCGGTGCCGATCACGGGCTGGCCGCGCTGTACGACGTGGCCGGACTCGCCATGATGTGGAGTGTGCTCAACGCCTGGTTGCAGGGGACCGCGATGCTGCGGACCGCCGGCGTCGACGCCGCCACCTTCGCCCCGTTCGCGCAGCGCATGGCCGCCGGAGTGGCCGAATGGCTGCCCGGCTACGCCACCCAGATCGACCAGGGCAGCTATCCGGCGGAGGTGTCGGCCCTGGCCACCGAGATCGAGTCGATGACCCACCTCGTCGCGGAATGCGAGGCGCTCGGCGTGAACGCCGAACTGCCCATGCTGATCCGGTCGATGGCCGAACGCGCGATCGTCGCCGGACACGGTGGCGAGCAATATCCCGTGCTGATCGAGGAATTCGGCAAACCCGGCGGCCGGTGA
- the pheT gene encoding phenylalanine--tRNA ligase subunit beta, translating into MRVAQSWLTEILQRTTPEWSVSAEELDAGFVRVGLEVEEVDKLQPIGGDIDKPLVVGRVAEITELTEFKKPIRFCKVDVGNPELQEIVCGARNFAVGDLVVVVLPGGELPGGFKISSRKTYGHTSNGMICSVAELGIGKDHDGILVLEPGSAQPGDDANVLLGTDDTIIELNITPDRGYCFSVRGLARELACGFDLEYADPAVRTLPDGDEVAWPVRLEADSECTRFGARRVTGIDPNAVSPLWLQRRLMLSGMRPISPAVDVTNYVMLELGQPLHAFDAAKLNGGLVVRSAHKGETLRTLDDTERTLDAEDVVIADDSGVVSLAGVMGGASTEVGPETTDVVLEAATWNPLRVYRTARRHKLVSEAGKRYERVVDPEINIVALDRAATLLAEITGGTIESTLTDIRVPLEPVAPIAMDIDLPDRVAGVTYPAGTAVRRLAQIGAGVEIEVNDAGKTQLLVTPPSWRPDLSQPADLVEEVLRLEGLEQIPSVLPSAPAGRGLTAAQRRRRAVSRALAFAGAVEVPAPVFLPAGVFDVWGLDADDDRRATTRVLNPLDAERPELATTLLPGLLEVAARNISRGARDLTIYGIAQVVRPGAETHAVAALPVDRRPTDEQIAELNASLPAQPVHVAAVLSGRRDPRGPWGPGRQAEAADTFALADEIADAAGVTLERRSAAYLPWHPGRCAELVVDGVVVGHAGELHPAVLERAGLPPRTCALELDLDALPLVEARPAPTVSAFPAVLQDVSVSVEKAVPAASVESALRSGGGDLLEEISLFDVYEGAQAGEGRKSLTYALRFRATDRTLTEDEASAARDAAVASATAAVGAELRG; encoded by the coding sequence GTGCGAGTAGCGCAGTCCTGGCTGACCGAGATCCTGCAGCGCACCACCCCGGAATGGTCGGTGTCCGCCGAAGAGCTCGACGCCGGTTTCGTCCGGGTCGGCCTGGAGGTCGAGGAGGTCGACAAGCTTCAGCCGATCGGTGGTGACATCGACAAGCCGCTGGTCGTCGGCCGGGTCGCCGAGATCACCGAGCTCACCGAGTTCAAGAAGCCGATCCGCTTCTGCAAGGTCGACGTCGGTAACCCCGAACTGCAGGAAATCGTCTGCGGCGCCCGCAATTTCGCGGTCGGCGATCTGGTCGTCGTGGTGCTGCCCGGCGGTGAGCTGCCCGGCGGGTTCAAGATCTCGTCGCGCAAGACCTACGGGCACACCTCGAACGGCATGATCTGCTCGGTCGCCGAACTCGGCATCGGCAAGGATCACGACGGCATCCTGGTGCTCGAGCCCGGCTCGGCGCAGCCCGGTGACGACGCGAACGTGCTGCTGGGCACCGACGACACGATCATCGAGCTCAACATCACCCCCGACCGCGGCTACTGCTTCTCCGTGCGCGGCCTGGCCCGCGAGCTGGCCTGCGGTTTCGACCTCGAATACGCCGACCCCGCGGTGCGCACGCTGCCCGACGGTGACGAGGTGGCGTGGCCGGTGCGGCTCGAGGCCGACTCCGAGTGCACCCGCTTCGGCGCGCGCCGGGTCACCGGGATCGACCCGAACGCGGTGAGCCCGCTGTGGCTGCAGCGCAGGCTGATGCTGTCGGGCATGCGCCCGATCTCCCCGGCCGTCGACGTGACCAACTACGTGATGCTCGAGCTGGGTCAGCCGCTGCACGCGTTCGACGCGGCGAAGCTCAACGGCGGCTTGGTCGTTCGCTCCGCGCACAAGGGCGAGACCCTGCGCACCCTCGACGACACCGAGCGCACCCTCGACGCCGAGGATGTGGTGATCGCCGACGATTCCGGCGTCGTCTCGCTGGCCGGTGTGATGGGCGGCGCCAGCACCGAGGTCGGTCCCGAGACCACCGACGTGGTGCTCGAGGCCGCCACCTGGAACCCGCTGCGGGTGTACCGGACCGCGCGCAGGCACAAGCTGGTCTCCGAGGCGGGCAAGCGCTACGAGCGCGTCGTCGATCCGGAGATCAACATCGTCGCGCTGGACCGGGCGGCCACCCTGCTGGCCGAGATCACCGGCGGCACCATCGAATCCACGCTCACCGACATCCGGGTTCCGCTAGAGCCGGTCGCGCCGATCGCGATGGACATCGACCTGCCCGACCGCGTCGCCGGCGTCACCTACCCGGCGGGCACCGCCGTGCGCAGGCTCGCCCAGATCGGCGCCGGGGTGGAGATCGAGGTCAACGACGCGGGCAAGACCCAGCTGCTGGTGACCCCGCCGAGCTGGCGTCCCGACCTGTCCCAGCCCGCCGACCTGGTGGAGGAGGTGCTGCGCCTGGAGGGTCTCGAGCAGATCCCGTCGGTGCTGCCGTCCGCACCCGCCGGCCGTGGCCTGACCGCCGCCCAGCGGCGCCGTCGCGCGGTCAGCCGGGCGCTGGCCTTCGCCGGTGCCGTCGAGGTGCCCGCGCCGGTGTTCCTGCCCGCCGGGGTGTTCGACGTGTGGGGTCTCGACGCAGACGACGACCGCCGCGCCACCACCCGTGTGCTGAACCCGCTCGACGCCGAGCGGCCCGAGCTGGCGACCACGCTGCTGCCCGGTCTGCTGGAAGTGGCCGCCCGCAACATCTCCCGCGGCGCCCGTGATCTCACGATCTACGGCATCGCCCAGGTCGTGCGGCCCGGCGCCGAGACGCACGCGGTCGCCGCGCTGCCGGTGGACCGCAGGCCCACCGACGAGCAGATCGCGGAACTGAACGCCTCGCTGCCCGCCCAGCCGGTGCACGTGGCCGCGGTGCTCAGCGGACGCCGTGACCCGCGCGGGCCGTGGGGCCCGGGCAGGCAGGCCGAGGCCGCCGACACCTTCGCGCTGGCCGACGAGATCGCCGACGCCGCCGGGGTCACCCTCGAGCGCCGGTCGGCGGCGTACCTGCCGTGGCATCCGGGCCGCTGCGCCGAACTGGTCGTCGACGGTGTCGTGGTCGGCCATGCGGGCGAACTGCACCCCGCGGTGCTGGAGCGGGCCGGTCTGCCGCCGCGCACCTGCGCGCTGGAACTGGATCTCGACGCGTTGCCGCTGGTCGAGGCCCGTCCCGCGCCGACGGTGTCGGCGTTCCCCGCCGTGCTGCAGGACGTGTCGGTCAGCGTCGAGAAGGCGGTGCCCGCCGCGAGCGTCGAGTCGGCGCTGCGTTCCGGCGGCGGTGACCTGCTCGAGGAGATCTCGCTGTTCGACGTCTACGAAGGCGCCCAGGCCGGTGAGGGCCGCAAGTCCCTCACCTATGCCCTGCGCTTCCGTGCCACCGACCGCACCCTGACCGAGGACGAGGCCAGTGCCGCGCGCGACGCCGCCGTCGCCTCGGCCACCGCCGCGGTCGGCGCCGAACTGCGCGGCTGA
- a CDS encoding tyrosine-protein phosphatase, whose amino-acid sequence MFVPLVALGLVAAGSVGSAGAAPAAGAPTRIELQGAANVRDLGGYVTYDGAKVKSGKLVRADALAKLTDADLQKLAGLTLKQVIDFRTPAEVQAMGADKLPAGVPLVARPIDDGGMFTKMYQAISSKDPVQQQNMLGDGKAEQIMQNVYLNFFTPDALGKFGQSVRDLADTAGATLYHCTAGKDRTGWLSYVTLRAVGVPESVARQDYLLSNQYRAAADAALRTQLKQAGVMQNPDLLIPLQEVRTEYLEVALAQIDQKYGDFGTFLTDGLGLDGWTLVKLRKNLVS is encoded by the coding sequence GTGTTCGTGCCGCTCGTGGCGCTCGGGTTGGTGGCCGCCGGGTCGGTCGGGTCCGCGGGCGCGGCCCCGGCCGCGGGGGCGCCCACCAGGATCGAGCTGCAGGGCGCGGCCAATGTCCGGGATCTGGGCGGCTACGTCACCTACGACGGAGCCAAGGTCAAGTCCGGGAAGCTCGTCCGGGCCGACGCGCTGGCCAAACTGACCGACGCGGATCTGCAGAAGCTCGCGGGCCTGACACTGAAGCAGGTCATCGACTTCCGGACTCCGGCCGAGGTGCAGGCGATGGGCGCGGACAAGCTGCCCGCGGGAGTTCCCCTGGTGGCGCGCCCGATCGACGACGGCGGCATGTTCACCAAGATGTACCAGGCGATCTCGTCCAAGGACCCGGTGCAGCAGCAGAACATGCTCGGCGACGGCAAAGCCGAGCAGATCATGCAGAACGTGTACCTGAACTTCTTCACCCCCGACGCGCTCGGGAAGTTCGGCCAGTCGGTCCGGGATCTGGCGGACACCGCCGGCGCCACCCTGTACCACTGCACCGCGGGCAAGGACCGCACCGGCTGGCTGTCCTACGTGACGCTGCGCGCGGTCGGCGTGCCGGAATCGGTGGCTCGCCAGGACTATCTGCTGTCGAACCAGTACCGGGCGGCGGCGGATGCCGCCCTGCGGACCCAGCTGAAGCAGGCGGGCGTCATGCAGAACCCGGACCTGCTGATCCCCCTGCAGGAGGTGCGGACCGAATACCTCGAGGTCGCGCTCGCCCAGATCGACCAGAAGTACGGCGACTTCGGCACATTCCTCACCGACGGTCTCGGCCTCGACGGCTGGACGCTGGTGAAACTGCGCAAGAACCTGGTGTCCTGA
- the pheS gene encoding phenylalanine--tRNA ligase subunit alpha, which translates to MADDNSGVEQNALLTEEALAAAAAEAEKAFAAAADLDALAVAKTDYIGGKSPIALAQRGLGALPKDEKADAGKRVNVARKRVSDAFEARRAALLAERDQAVLVAEKIDVTLPARRRPVGARHPITVISEQIADVFVGMGWEVAEGPEVETEHFNFDALNFLPDHPARTMQDTFHIAPEGSRQVLRTHTSPVQVRSMLTRELPIYVVCPGRTFRTDELDATHTPVFSQVEGLAIDKGLTMAHLRGTLDAFARALFGPDTRTRMRPNYFPFTEPSAEVDVWFPDKKGGAGWVEWGGCGMVNPKVLIASGIDPEVYSGFAFGMGMERTLQFRNGIPDMRDIVEGDVRFTLPFGIRS; encoded by the coding sequence GTGGCCGACGACAACAGTGGAGTCGAGCAGAACGCCTTGCTGACCGAGGAGGCACTCGCAGCGGCGGCGGCGGAGGCCGAGAAGGCGTTCGCCGCGGCGGCTGATCTGGATGCGCTGGCGGTCGCCAAGACCGACTACATCGGCGGCAAGTCGCCGATCGCGCTGGCCCAGCGCGGTCTGGGCGCGCTGCCCAAGGACGAGAAGGCCGACGCGGGCAAGCGGGTCAACGTCGCCCGCAAGCGGGTGTCGGACGCGTTCGAGGCACGCCGCGCCGCGCTGCTCGCCGAGCGGGACCAGGCCGTGCTGGTGGCGGAGAAGATCGACGTCACCCTGCCCGCGCGCCGCCGCCCGGTCGGCGCCCGTCACCCCATCACCGTGATCTCCGAGCAGATCGCCGACGTGTTCGTCGGCATGGGCTGGGAGGTCGCCGAGGGTCCCGAGGTCGAGACCGAGCACTTCAACTTCGACGCGCTCAACTTCCTGCCCGACCACCCGGCGCGCACGATGCAGGACACCTTCCACATCGCCCCGGAGGGTTCGCGCCAGGTGCTGCGCACGCACACCTCCCCGGTGCAGGTGCGCTCGATGCTGACCCGCGAGCTGCCGATCTATGTCGTGTGCCCCGGCCGCACCTTCCGCACCGACGAGCTCGACGCCACCCACACCCCGGTGTTCTCCCAGGTGGAGGGTCTGGCGATCGACAAGGGCCTGACCATGGCCCACCTGCGCGGCACCCTGGACGCGTTCGCGCGCGCTCTGTTCGGCCCCGACACCCGAACCCGCATGCGCCCCAACTACTTCCCCTTCACCGAACCCTCGGCCGAGGTCGACGTGTGGTTCCCGGACAAGAAGGGCGGCGCGGGCTGGGTCGAGTGGGGCGGCTGCGGCATGGTCAACCCGAAGGTGCTGATCGCCAGCGGCATCGATCCCGAGGTCTACTCCGGTTTCGCGTTCGGCATGGGCATGGAGCGGACGCTGCAGTTCCGCAACGGCATCCCCGACATGCGCGACATCGTCGAGGGCGACGTGCGGTTCACCCTGCCCTTCGGTATCCGGTCCTGA
- a CDS encoding TerD family protein — protein sequence MMKGANVVVPAAAVRVELGWRSGPGVPDADASALLLAGTTVRSDDDFVFYNQATHPSGAVRHDGKQQGHTVVDRLSVNLTQVEPQIERIVLAASADGGTFGQFHGLYIRILDAATGAELARFDSTGATTETAFVLGELYRRQGAWKFRAVGQGYDSGLAGLATDFGITVDDAPPPPAPAPIPVRPAPPPAPPTQPFAPVPHPAPPTQPFIPVMPTPPQPPYPQPVPPHPAPPPVDLGKVSLTKESPSVSLTKHGATGGVMRVNLNWTSMAATGRLFGKLRGKNIDLDLCCFFELVNGAIGSVRALDRRFGALYEPPFIHLDQDDRTGASVTGENLSINLDYTRFFRRILVFASIYDGASDFRGVHATVTLHPVHSAPIEMTLDGCTDNSRDAVLAVLENVNGELVVRREGAFVRPPAGQPGGGVVEIARLYGWDFGFQAGRGK from the coding sequence ATGATGAAAGGCGCCAATGTCGTGGTGCCCGCTGCCGCGGTCCGCGTCGAGCTGGGTTGGCGGTCGGGGCCGGGGGTGCCCGACGCCGACGCCTCGGCGCTGCTGCTCGCCGGGACGACAGTGCGTTCCGACGACGATTTCGTCTTCTACAACCAGGCCACGCATCCCTCGGGCGCGGTCCGGCACGACGGAAAACAGCAGGGCCACACCGTCGTCGACCGGCTGTCGGTGAACCTGACCCAGGTGGAACCGCAGATCGAGCGGATCGTGCTCGCCGCCTCCGCCGACGGCGGCACCTTCGGCCAGTTCCACGGGCTCTACATCCGGATCCTCGACGCGGCGACCGGCGCCGAGCTCGCGCGCTTCGACAGCACCGGCGCCACCACCGAGACCGCCTTCGTCCTCGGCGAGCTGTATCGCCGCCAGGGCGCGTGGAAGTTCCGTGCGGTCGGCCAGGGCTATGATTCCGGATTGGCCGGGCTGGCAACCGATTTCGGTATCACCGTCGACGACGCGCCGCCGCCGCCCGCGCCGGCGCCGATTCCGGTGCGGCCCGCCCCGCCGCCCGCGCCACCGACCCAGCCGTTCGCGCCGGTCCCGCACCCCGCGCCGCCGACCCAGCCGTTCATCCCGGTGATGCCGACACCGCCGCAACCGCCGTACCCGCAACCGGTGCCACCGCATCCGGCCCCGCCACCGGTCGACCTCGGCAAGGTCTCGCTGACCAAGGAGTCGCCCTCGGTCTCGCTGACCAAGCACGGCGCCACCGGCGGCGTCATGCGGGTGAACCTCAACTGGACCTCGATGGCCGCGACCGGCCGCCTGTTCGGCAAGCTGCGCGGCAAGAACATCGACCTCGACTTGTGCTGCTTCTTCGAGCTGGTCAACGGCGCGATCGGGTCGGTGCGGGCGCTGGACCGGCGATTCGGCGCGCTCTACGAGCCCCCGTTCATCCATCTCGACCAGGACGACCGCACCGGCGCCAGCGTCACCGGCGAGAACCTGTCGATCAATCTCGACTACACGCGGTTCTTCCGCCGGATCCTGGTCTTCGCCTCGATCTACGACGGCGCGAGCGACTTCCGCGGGGTGCACGCCACCGTCACCCTGCACCCGGTGCACTCCGCGCCGATCGAGATGACCCTCGACGGGTGCACCGACAATTCCCGCGACGCCGTCCTCGCCGTGCTGGAGAACGTGAACGGCGAGCTGGTGGTCCGGCGGGAGGGTGCCTTCGTCCGGCCGCCCGCGGGTCAGCCCGGCGGTGGTGTCGTGGAGATCGCCCGGCTCTACGGGTGGGATTTCGGTTTCCAGGCGGGACGGGGCAAGTGA
- a CDS encoding MerR family transcriptional regulator, translated as MRIGELSRRTGVNAHQLRYYEAQGLLPADRGANDYRDYDESAVLRVTQIRHLLGAGLSSTDIAYLLPCANGEAPELPGCPELLAAMRSRLRRIEEQMAALTTSRDALTVYIAAAERMGGENYPPLTGPA; from the coding sequence ATGCGGATCGGGGAATTGAGTCGCCGGACGGGCGTCAACGCCCACCAGCTGCGCTACTACGAGGCCCAGGGCCTGCTCCCGGCGGACCGCGGCGCCAACGACTATCGCGACTACGACGAGAGCGCGGTGCTGCGGGTGACCCAGATCCGCCACCTGCTCGGCGCGGGCCTGTCCTCCACCGATATCGCCTATCTGCTGCCCTGCGCGAACGGCGAGGCACCGGAGCTACCCGGCTGTCCGGAACTGCTGGCCGCCATGCGTTCCCGGCTGCGCCGGATCGAGGAGCAGATGGCCGCGCTGACCACCTCCCGCGACGCGCTCACCGTCTACATCGCGGCCGCCGAGCGGATGGGTGGCGAGAACTACCCACCACTGACCGGCCCCGCCTGA
- a CDS encoding MarR family winged helix-turn-helix transcriptional regulator: protein MGELIRHLTDRGYVEVGPDPADGRARLVRLTDAGWAVVAAGVRVVERFDRHLDQVVGAGEVERLRTMLTRIISGEGSTYAGQEQNSATMRLD, encoded by the coding sequence ATGGGAGAGCTGATCCGGCACCTGACCGATCGCGGATATGTGGAAGTCGGGCCGGATCCGGCCGACGGCCGCGCTCGCCTGGTCCGCCTCACCGACGCGGGCTGGGCGGTGGTGGCGGCGGGGGTGCGGGTCGTCGAGCGGTTCGACCGGCACCTGGATCAGGTGGTCGGGGCGGGCGAGGTCGAGCGGCTGCGCACGATGCTGACCCGCATCATCTCGGGGGAGGGGTCGACCTACGCTGGGCAGGAACAGAATTCGGCCACGATGCGGCTCGACTAG
- a CDS encoding TetR/AcrR family transcriptional regulator, translated as MTGTTRTRMTASERSAQVLAAAVRAFAESGYAATKTDEIARLAGVSQPYVIRLFGTKQQLFVAVLHEVCARIEQVFRGAEIEPGTDTAEALRTLGQAYETFLAERELPLNLLHGASASADPAIGEHMRERFGRIYRLVGELTGADVTEARRFVSTGMLLTIMTAMQVAGPSAMPLPWATEILDDLRSTIDPEC; from the coding sequence ATGACCGGCACGACCAGAACGCGGATGACCGCGTCGGAGCGCAGCGCCCAGGTGCTCGCCGCCGCCGTCCGCGCGTTCGCCGAATCCGGTTACGCCGCAACGAAAACCGACGAGATCGCACGCCTGGCCGGGGTCTCCCAGCCCTACGTGATCCGGCTGTTCGGCACCAAGCAGCAACTGTTCGTGGCGGTACTGCACGAGGTGTGCGCGCGGATCGAGCAGGTGTTCCGCGGCGCGGAGATCGAGCCGGGCACCGACACGGCCGAGGCCCTGCGCACGCTCGGCCAGGCCTACGAGACCTTCCTCGCCGAACGCGAACTGCCGCTCAACCTGCTGCACGGCGCCTCCGCCAGCGCCGATCCCGCGATCGGCGAGCACATGCGCGAGCGCTTCGGGCGCATCTATCGCCTGGTCGGCGAGCTCACCGGCGCCGACGTCACCGAGGCACGCCGCTTCGTCTCCACCGGCATGCTGCTGACGATCATGACCGCCATGCAGGTGGCGGGCCCGTCCGCGATGCCCCTCCCCTGGGCCACCGAGATCCTCGACGACCTGCGCAGCACCATCGACCCCGAATGCTGA